Proteins from a genomic interval of Acomys russatus chromosome 19, mAcoRus1.1, whole genome shotgun sequence:
- the LOC127203203 gene encoding vomeronasal type-1 receptor 4-like: MNVHNKTLQTMEQVAFQILLAFQVGVGTVANILLFVHNFSSVFMDSQLRPIQVLLMNLAVANAFNLFLYADPNHFPVFVPRKPLTDCSCKFRYFLHLVARSTNMCSTCALSTYQFVTLVSSNSGKAMVRGRTSNVLSHSCFSCWLFSVLYNAYIPIKVTGPQNTHNETDSKSKRVCSTSGFNVGMGFLRFAHDALFISIMVWTSVSMVILLNRHYQRLKYIYTANHNHRDYPETRATHTIVMLVITFVSFYLLDCICTSFHISFVDSRFWLRDIIKVLASNFPTTSPLLLLLRDPKDPCSVLFSCWKSHPR, encoded by the exons ATGAATGTTCAT AATAAAACCCTGCAAACAATGGAGCAAGTGGCTTTTCAGATCCTTTTGGCTTTCCAAGTTGGGGTTGGGACTGTAGCCAACATTCTTCTTTTTGTCCATAAtttctcttcagtcttcatggaCTCACAACTGAGGCCTATACAGGTCCTTCTTATGAACTTAGCTGTGGCTAATGCCTTCAATCTCTTCCTCTATGCAGATCCAAATCATTTCCCTGTTTTTGTTCCAAGGAAGCCCCTAACTGACTGCTCATGTAAATTTAGATACTTCCTTCACCTAGTAGCTCGAAGCACAAACATGTGCTCCACCTGTGCTCTGAGCACCTACCAGTTTGTCACTCTGGTATCCAGCAATTCGGGTAAAGCAATGGTCAGAGGAAGGACTTCCAACGTCCTGAGTCATTCTTGTTTCAGTTGTTGGCTCTTCAGTGTTTTATATAATGCTTACATTCCAATCAAAGTCACTggtccccagaacacacacaatgAAACTGATTCTAAAAGTAAGAGGGTCTGTTCCACATCTGGTTTCAATGTGGGCATGGGCTTCTTGCGGTTTGCCCATGATGCTTTGTTCATTAGCATCATGGTCTGGACAAGTGTCTCCATGGTGATTCTCTTAAACAGACATTATCAGAGACTGAAATACATTTACACCGCCAACCACAACCACAGAGACTATCCTGAGACCAGAGCAACCCACACCATCGTGATGCTGGTGATCACATTTGTGAGCTTTTATCTTCTAGACTGTATTTGTACTTcctttcacatttcttttgtgGACTCTCGTTTCTGGTTGAGAGATATTATTAAAGTTTTAGCTTCCAACTTCCCCACCACTTCTCCTTTACTGTTGCTCTTAAGGGATCCTAAGGATCCTTGTTCTGTGCTATTCAGCTGCTGGAAATCACACCCCAGGTGA